The Conexivisphaera calida genome includes a region encoding these proteins:
- a CDS encoding enoyl-CoA hydratase/isomerase family protein yields the protein MSQKPLVLYEKKPEDHVAIITLNRDEARNAFNVAMLQEFYEALKKANDDRDVWVVVITGAGKAFSSGGDAKEFLANVEAGKYYEIEKFNRFNLDIWRFMEKMRKPIIAAVNGHCNIETIQAVDLVVASDKAKFGLPETGLGIMPGAGITVRLPRVVSKYWVKYLLFTGEWISPEEGYRLGFVNMVVPHEQLMEKTMELVRKITRNAPLAVGTTKVAVNLGSEMPIDEGTEYQLKENLLLFYTDDLKEGIRAFFYEKRQPKFQGK from the coding sequence ATGTCGCAGAAACCTCTCGTCCTGTATGAGAAGAAGCCTGAGGACCACGTCGCGATAATAACGCTGAACAGGGATGAGGCCCGCAACGCATTCAACGTGGCGATGCTCCAGGAGTTCTACGAAGCCCTGAAGAAGGCGAACGACGATCGCGATGTCTGGGTGGTAGTCATAACGGGCGCCGGCAAGGCCTTCAGCTCCGGAGGGGATGCGAAGGAGTTCCTAGCCAACGTGGAGGCAGGCAAGTACTATGAGATAGAGAAGTTCAACAGGTTCAACCTGGATATCTGGCGCTTCATGGAGAAGATGAGGAAGCCGATAATAGCGGCGGTCAACGGTCACTGCAACATAGAGACTATACAGGCCGTGGACCTCGTGGTTGCGAGCGATAAGGCGAAGTTCGGTCTCCCCGAGACGGGGCTCGGGATAATGCCGGGCGCCGGCATAACGGTGAGGCTGCCCAGGGTTGTCAGCAAGTATTGGGTCAAGTACCTGCTCTTCACCGGTGAGTGGATCTCACCGGAGGAGGGCTACAGGCTGGGCTTCGTGAACATGGTGGTTCCACACGAGCAGCTGATGGAGAAGACGATGGAGCTCGTGAGGAAGATCACGAGGAACGCTCCGCTGGCGGTCGGCACTACAAAGGTGGCCGTAAACCTAGGAAGCGAGATGCCCATAGATGAGGGCACGGAGTATCAGCTAAAGGAGAACCTGCTGCTCTTCTACACGGACGACCTGAAGGAAGGAATAAGGGCGTTCTTCTACGAGAAGAGACAGCCGAAGTTCCAGGGCAAGTGA
- a CDS encoding SRPBCC family protein, protein MPQFKGSETVTASRQVVWDFITDPQKVGGCIPDLKSMHVIDADHFDAEVKVGMGILRGTMKVKYEVTSKDPPSKITMKMDGSGLGSKALINAAVELKEVPQGTQLDWVADVTVSGTLAGLGARYLNDVAFKTVSDLFSCVKEKLAGGK, encoded by the coding sequence ATGCCGCAATTCAAGGGTTCCGAGACTGTTACGGCCTCTAGGCAGGTCGTATGGGATTTCATAACTGATCCACAGAAAGTCGGGGGCTGCATACCCGATCTGAAGTCCATGCATGTGATCGACGCCGATCATTTCGACGCGGAGGTCAAGGTTGGCATGGGGATCCTCAGGGGAACGATGAAGGTGAAGTACGAGGTGACATCAAAGGATCCCCCCTCCAAGATCACAATGAAGATGGACGGAAGCGGCCTCGGGAGCAAGGCGCTCATAAACGCGGCAGTGGAGCTGAAGGAGGTGCCTCAGGGGACCCAGCTGGACTGGGTGGCCGACGTCACCGTCTCGGGCACGCTGGCCGGCCTCGGGGCGCGCTACCTGAACGACGTCGCGTTCAAGACTGTGTCCGACCTGTTCTCTTGCGTTAAGGAGAAGCTTGCCGGCGGCAAGTGA
- a CDS encoding xanthine dehydrogenase family protein molybdopterin-binding subunit, translating into MSKASPEIISTYKQDSSALTLKWLGKPLKPKEDYRLVRGRGMFVDDVQLPRMVYAAFARSPYAHAKIKSIDISRAASVPGVLLIWTGEDLKKRMRPLPQATPPPARNAIDYPLAVEKVRFQGEPVAMVVAESRYAAEDAASQIDVDYEPLPVVVDAEKALELGAPLVHDEVGTNLIAHVHYKWGDVDHYFQHADMVVEGKFHYHRFTGAPLEPNAVVADYDERADVITVYCNNQAPMEWLPQLSAGLNMPYPKVRVVTRDIGGGFGTKLVNYVYMVLASLASKELRRPVKYVETRTENLQAAAHNAERTCYVSAAVQRDGTVLAMKMKCLDDDGAYARHEPAGMTVWAQVSTGMYRLRALENDFYAVFTNKCPSTSIRGFSRAPHLFMIERMMDRIARKLGMDPAEIRMRNLVRPEDMPYMTPSGGLYDSGNWPEGLRKALEAADYQGWRRKQEELRRQGRIIGIGVVVGSDSAGPNMAQVKMYNPGLPYTSGTEGALVQMTPDGKVRVTLGTSPQGMGHETTAAQVVADVLDVDYDDIYVQTGFDSFTSVYTMHSGTYGSRFAPLGLSAVYLAAARLKEKLAKISAYVLNCPGGDVVIEGGKAYCRADPQRSTDLKRIARIAYGNVNEMPPGMEPGLYSIAIFRPPFQNPDENKRANLALTYSYNVHVVVVEIDPETGMPRILNYVALEDSGRIVNPLVVDGQVHGAVAHGLAEALYEKYQYDENGNLLNSNFVDYLAPTALEVPSISVLHMETPSPFTPTGAKGMGEGGGTAVQAVISAVEDALAPLGGELEESHADPEVILRILKGTSS; encoded by the coding sequence ATGTCCAAAGCCTCTCCCGAGATAATATCCACCTACAAACAGGACAGCTCGGCGCTCACGCTGAAGTGGTTGGGCAAGCCGCTGAAACCCAAGGAAGACTACCGCTTAGTCAGGGGCAGGGGGATGTTCGTCGACGACGTCCAGCTACCGCGCATGGTGTACGCTGCCTTCGCGAGAAGCCCCTACGCGCACGCGAAGATAAAGAGCATAGATATTTCGAGGGCAGCCTCAGTCCCCGGAGTACTCCTCATATGGACAGGCGAGGACCTGAAGAAGCGCATGCGTCCGCTTCCCCAGGCGACGCCCCCGCCGGCCAGGAACGCAATCGACTATCCGCTCGCCGTGGAAAAGGTCCGGTTCCAGGGGGAGCCCGTCGCAATGGTCGTGGCGGAGAGCCGCTACGCCGCGGAGGACGCCGCGTCCCAGATAGATGTGGACTACGAGCCCCTGCCGGTCGTCGTGGACGCGGAGAAGGCCCTGGAGCTAGGAGCCCCCCTGGTACACGATGAGGTGGGGACGAATCTGATAGCGCATGTGCACTACAAATGGGGCGACGTCGACCACTACTTCCAGCACGCCGACATGGTGGTGGAGGGCAAGTTCCACTACCACCGGTTCACCGGAGCCCCCTTGGAGCCGAACGCCGTCGTCGCGGACTACGACGAGCGCGCTGACGTCATTACGGTGTACTGTAACAACCAGGCGCCCATGGAGTGGCTGCCGCAGCTCTCCGCAGGACTGAACATGCCCTATCCCAAGGTCAGGGTTGTGACGAGGGACATAGGCGGGGGCTTCGGGACGAAGCTCGTGAACTACGTGTACATGGTGCTGGCATCGCTCGCGTCGAAGGAGCTGAGGAGGCCCGTCAAGTACGTCGAGACGAGGACCGAGAACCTCCAGGCGGCTGCCCACAACGCGGAGAGGACGTGCTACGTGAGCGCCGCGGTCCAGAGGGACGGGACTGTGCTGGCCATGAAAATGAAGTGCCTGGACGATGACGGCGCGTATGCGAGGCATGAGCCCGCCGGGATGACCGTGTGGGCTCAGGTCTCAACTGGAATGTACCGGTTAAGGGCACTTGAGAACGACTTCTACGCGGTCTTCACGAACAAATGCCCATCTACATCCATACGCGGCTTCTCGAGGGCACCTCATCTGTTCATGATAGAGAGGATGATGGACAGAATAGCGAGGAAGCTCGGCATGGATCCGGCGGAGATCAGGATGAGGAACTTGGTCAGGCCCGAGGACATGCCCTACATGACTCCGAGCGGCGGCCTGTACGACAGCGGCAACTGGCCGGAGGGCCTGAGGAAGGCGCTCGAGGCGGCTGACTACCAGGGATGGAGGAGGAAGCAGGAGGAGCTGAGGAGGCAGGGCAGGATAATCGGAATAGGCGTGGTGGTGGGCTCTGACTCGGCCGGCCCCAATATGGCACAGGTCAAGATGTACAACCCGGGGCTCCCGTACACCAGCGGCACCGAGGGGGCACTGGTCCAGATGACGCCGGACGGCAAGGTGAGGGTGACCCTGGGGACCTCGCCGCAGGGCATGGGACACGAGACGACCGCGGCGCAGGTGGTGGCGGATGTGCTGGACGTGGACTACGATGACATATACGTGCAGACCGGGTTCGATTCCTTCACCTCCGTCTACACGATGCACTCGGGGACGTATGGCAGCAGATTCGCTCCGCTAGGGCTCTCCGCCGTGTATTTAGCGGCCGCCAGGCTGAAGGAGAAGCTGGCCAAGATATCGGCCTACGTCCTCAACTGCCCCGGGGGCGACGTCGTGATAGAGGGCGGAAAGGCCTACTGCAGGGCAGATCCCCAGAGGTCCACGGACCTCAAGAGGATTGCAAGGATAGCGTACGGCAACGTGAATGAGATGCCTCCGGGGATGGAGCCGGGACTCTACTCAATAGCGATATTCAGGCCGCCCTTCCAGAACCCGGACGAGAACAAGAGGGCGAATCTGGCGCTCACCTACTCGTACAACGTCCACGTAGTCGTCGTTGAGATAGACCCCGAGACGGGAATGCCAAGGATCCTGAACTACGTGGCGCTTGAGGATTCCGGTAGGATCGTGAATCCACTAGTGGTAGATGGTCAGGTGCACGGCGCAGTAGCTCATGGCCTGGCGGAGGCGCTCTACGAGAAATATCAATACGACGAGAACGGAAACCTGCTGAACTCGAACTTCGTGGACTACCTAGCTCCGACGGCGCTGGAGGTGCCGTCCATATCCGTGCTTCACATGGAGACTCCGAGCCCCTTCACGCCGACCGGCGCCAAGGGGATGGGCGAGGGAGGCGGGACCGCGGTTCAGGCAGTGATAAGCGCTGTGGAGGATGCGCTGGCGCCGTTGGGCGGCGAGCTGGAGGAGAGCCATGCGGACCCCGAGGTCATATTACGTATATTAAAGGGCACGTCCAGTTGA
- the cutC gene encoding glyceraldehyde dehydrogenase subunit gamma, translating to MSEIGAQELMHVRVKVNGQWYEADVEPRTLLIDMLRDVLGFTGPHIGCDTGHCGACTVIMNGRSVKSCMVLAVQADGSEIMTVEGLEKDGKLHPLQEAFWENHALQCGYCTPGQLMSAYFLLSRNPNPSEEEIRKGIEGNLCRCTGYVNIVKAIKAAAQKMADAKMS from the coding sequence ATGAGCGAGATTGGAGCCCAGGAGCTCATGCACGTGCGGGTGAAGGTGAACGGCCAGTGGTATGAGGCCGACGTGGAGCCCCGCACACTGCTCATAGACATGCTGCGCGACGTCCTAGGGTTCACCGGACCACACATAGGATGCGATACCGGCCACTGCGGTGCATGCACAGTCATAATGAACGGCAGGAGCGTGAAGTCGTGCATGGTCCTCGCGGTGCAGGCCGATGGATCCGAGATAATGACCGTGGAGGGCCTCGAGAAGGACGGCAAGCTGCACCCGCTGCAGGAGGCATTCTGGGAGAACCATGCGCTCCAGTGCGGCTACTGCACCCCCGGCCAGCTAATGTCCGCCTACTTCCTCCTGAGCAGGAACCCTAACCCGAGCGAGGAGGAGATCAGGAAGGGAATAGAGGGTAACCTGTGCAGGTGCACGGGATATGTGAACATCGTGAAGGCGATAAAGGCGGCCGCCCAGAAGATGGCGGACGCCAAGATGAGCTGA
- a CDS encoding FAD binding domain-containing protein, which yields MRPAPFEYYAPTSVEDALRLLEEKEGAKLLAGGQSLLALMKLRLLAPPALIDLNRISGLRYVREDGNGWISIGAMTLYDELEQSPLIRTRYPAMHEALYRLGDQQVRNRGTIGGSLAHADPSANLPPVMVALKAQLVAARRGGERRTIPADEFFLDAFTTALEPDREMLVEVRLPPWPRGSGGTYMKLSKREIDFSIVEVAVQMSVDGDGRVKESRVVLGSVATRPYRATAAEDVLSGSVLDDALAAKAAEAGTKDLEPPSDVQASSWYRKEVAKVLVKRAILKAWRRARGVEQ from the coding sequence TTGCGTCCTGCTCCATTCGAGTATTATGCACCAACCAGCGTCGAGGATGCGCTGAGGCTCCTAGAGGAGAAGGAGGGCGCCAAGCTGCTCGCAGGGGGCCAGAGCCTCCTGGCACTGATGAAGCTGAGGCTGCTCGCGCCCCCGGCGCTGATAGACCTCAACAGGATAAGTGGGCTGCGCTACGTGAGGGAGGACGGTAATGGTTGGATCTCCATAGGTGCCATGACCCTGTACGATGAGCTGGAGCAATCACCGCTCATAAGGACGCGCTACCCCGCAATGCACGAGGCGCTCTATAGATTGGGAGATCAGCAGGTCCGGAACAGGGGCACGATAGGGGGAAGCTTGGCCCACGCGGATCCGTCGGCTAACCTACCGCCCGTCATGGTGGCGCTCAAGGCTCAGCTGGTGGCCGCCAGGAGGGGCGGCGAGAGGCGGACAATTCCTGCGGATGAGTTCTTCCTCGACGCCTTCACGACCGCCCTGGAGCCCGACAGGGAGATGCTAGTGGAGGTGAGGTTGCCTCCCTGGCCGCGGGGGAGCGGCGGTACATATATGAAGTTGTCCAAGAGGGAGATAGATTTCTCCATAGTCGAGGTCGCGGTCCAGATGTCGGTCGATGGCGATGGTCGCGTGAAGGAGTCGCGCGTGGTCCTTGGATCCGTGGCGACCAGGCCGTACAGGGCGACGGCCGCGGAGGACGTCCTCTCGGGATCCGTGTTAGATGATGCACTTGCGGCCAAGGCCGCCGAGGCTGGCACGAAGGATCTCGAGCCGCCGTCCGACGTCCAGGCCTCGAGCTGGTACAGGAAGGAGGTTGCCAAGGTGCTCGTGAAGAGGGCCATATTGAAGGCCTGGCGGCGCGCGAGGGGGGTGGAACAATGA
- a CDS encoding acyl-CoA dehydrogenase family protein, whose translation MDFAESDEHALLRKGMADLVKQFPREYWRQKDLAEEFPQEYWDALSKQGWLGLLVPEEYGGAGLNMYEAHIAAYEAARNGAGVPGGDLLMRTYMFGTYPIRQFGSAGLKERWLPRIAEGKAIFSIGHTEPVAGVNTFDIETFAERRAGEFVVNGQKIWMTLAHRADAILLVARTKRKEEVRDKSDGLTLFLLDTRESKIRTARLPASVMRPLGENVVYFEDTSIPEENVIGEVDRGWRYLVNVFNAERLGTASVAAGAGEYVLDLAVEYAKTRSVFGRPIGSNQAVSFPLAEIRMYLEAAKILLQKAAWRFDRGEDPSVEGNMAAYIASEAAWRAADQAVQTFGGLGFSVEMDIERYYRDLRLFKTAPVPREMVFNFISRRVLGLPRTF comes from the coding sequence GTGGACTTCGCGGAATCGGACGAACATGCACTCCTCAGGAAGGGCATGGCTGACCTAGTCAAGCAGTTCCCCCGGGAGTACTGGCGTCAGAAGGATCTGGCCGAGGAGTTCCCCCAGGAATACTGGGACGCGCTCTCAAAGCAGGGCTGGCTCGGACTGCTGGTCCCGGAGGAGTACGGCGGGGCCGGGCTGAACATGTACGAGGCGCACATTGCCGCTTACGAGGCGGCCAGGAACGGCGCGGGAGTCCCGGGAGGGGATCTGTTGATGAGGACCTACATGTTCGGGACCTATCCCATAAGGCAGTTCGGGAGCGCTGGGCTCAAGGAGAGGTGGCTGCCCAGGATAGCCGAGGGGAAGGCGATATTCAGCATAGGTCACACGGAACCCGTGGCAGGCGTGAACACGTTCGACATAGAGACTTTCGCTGAGCGCAGGGCCGGCGAGTTCGTGGTCAACGGGCAGAAGATCTGGATGACGTTGGCGCACAGGGCCGACGCAATACTCTTGGTGGCCAGGACGAAGCGCAAGGAGGAGGTCCGCGACAAGAGCGACGGCCTGACGCTCTTCCTGCTGGACACCCGTGAATCGAAGATCAGGACCGCGCGGCTCCCGGCGTCGGTGATGAGACCCCTCGGCGAGAACGTGGTGTACTTCGAGGACACATCGATACCCGAGGAGAACGTGATAGGGGAGGTCGATCGCGGATGGCGCTACTTAGTCAACGTGTTCAACGCTGAGCGCCTGGGTACAGCGTCGGTCGCCGCCGGGGCGGGCGAGTACGTGCTCGACCTCGCCGTGGAGTACGCGAAGACCAGGAGCGTGTTCGGGAGGCCGATAGGCTCCAATCAGGCCGTGAGCTTTCCACTCGCCGAGATACGTATGTACCTGGAGGCCGCCAAAATACTGCTGCAGAAGGCCGCCTGGCGCTTCGACAGGGGCGAGGACCCCTCAGTGGAGGGCAACATGGCCGCATACATCGCATCGGAGGCCGCATGGAGGGCCGCCGATCAGGCAGTCCAGACGTTCGGCGGCCTCGGGTTCTCGGTGGAGATGGACATAGAGCGCTATTACAGGGATCTCCGCCTGTTCAAGACCGCGCCCGTGCCCAGGGAGATGGTATTCAACTTCATCAGCCGTCGCGTCCTGGGACTGCCGAGGACTTTCTAG
- a CDS encoding acyl-CoA thioesterase produces MEGHFRTVVSFDDTDCSRRVHFSRYSIWIDRAIQDLFRKIGLEFLSDGSLRRVEGGEVIAFAIGEYWTRIDRSSKLGDQLEVTVHPHEVRTRVVVFEGSVVDVADNATVAHGRITMIHIDPATGRSKEMPNWLVELLSR; encoded by the coding sequence TTGGAGGGTCATTTCAGAACAGTCGTCTCCTTCGATGACACGGACTGCAGCAGGAGGGTGCACTTTTCAAGATATTCAATATGGATAGACAGGGCGATACAGGACCTCTTCAGGAAGATAGGCCTGGAGTTCCTCTCCGATGGAAGCCTCCGCCGCGTCGAGGGAGGCGAGGTCATCGCATTCGCCATAGGAGAGTACTGGACGAGAATAGACAGATCGTCGAAGCTGGGCGACCAGCTCGAGGTGACCGTGCACCCCCACGAGGTCAGGACGCGCGTGGTGGTCTTCGAGGGCTCCGTGGTCGACGTCGCCGACAATGCCACAGTGGCGCACGGCAGAATAACGATGATTCACATAGATCCCGCCACCGGTCGCTCCAAGGAGATGCCGAACTGGCTGGTGGAGCTGCTCTCGCGCTGA
- a CDS encoding xanthine dehydrogenase family protein molybdopterin-binding subunit, whose amino-acid sequence MPVQAVEQVELSKYKWIGASIKRKEDSELIRGKGTYTDDVKLPGTVYVAFVRSPYAHAKIKSIDVSKALNHPKVVGILTPEEAVPLHSWMELPGMRQVPRTSLAVGKVRFQGEPVVAIAATDRYAAEDAVQLVEVEYEPLPVVVDAEKAMEPGAPLLYDEWGDNLIYHGDAKFGDVEGAFARADLVVEGTLVSNRHSPTPMEPRAITAHYDPVKGTFTIWVTTQFPHVFKTYVSQVLKFPEDKIRVIAKRVGGGYGPKSHVYPDDVAVLQLALKLKRPVKWVETRTENLQVTGHARDWKIYYRGAFSRDGKVLAVSIKGIADFGVYGPFWTEIQPALVAQAQAPGPYKMQGYEFDLYCVTTNKAPYAAHRGFGRPTGSLVMERIMDGAARRLGLDPVEIRRRNLIGPNEMPYRQVTNIVYDSGDYPRALETALRSFDYQGWRRKQEELRRQGRYVGIGVSTYVEYSAPSSKRLSEGLGWKVGGYDMVRLRVEPTGKVKFFTGQSTQGMSHETIFAQIVAEELQVHVDDVTVVEGDTEDTPYSYGAWASRATVVVGGAAVKASRMIRDKMIKIAAFNLGVEPSDVDVARGWFYVKSDPSKRMPFSEVARIAYQEVHRIPMDLEPGLEVVTTYEPQVYTTASTAWHFVVVEVDPETGKVDILKYYVLEDAGISVNPMTMHGQTHGAVAHEIGGVMYEELRYDENGNLLNSTFVDYLVPTALEVPNIEVEHIETPSPQLGGWKGMGEGGSIGAPPALFGAIEDALSPLGVKLDRAPLNPENILRAIRASGAS is encoded by the coding sequence ATGCCTGTACAGGCGGTCGAGCAGGTCGAGCTCTCTAAATATAAGTGGATCGGCGCCTCCATAAAGAGGAAGGAGGACTCGGAGCTCATAAGGGGAAAGGGAACGTATACCGACGACGTAAAACTGCCGGGCACTGTCTACGTGGCGTTCGTCAGGAGCCCCTACGCGCACGCGAAGATAAAGAGCATAGATGTTTCTAAGGCGCTGAACCATCCTAAGGTGGTCGGGATACTGACGCCGGAGGAGGCGGTCCCCCTGCACTCCTGGATGGAGCTCCCGGGGATGCGTCAGGTTCCCCGCACCTCCCTCGCTGTGGGAAAGGTCCGGTTCCAGGGGGAGCCCGTCGTCGCGATAGCCGCGACCGACAGATACGCGGCAGAGGACGCGGTTCAGCTGGTCGAGGTCGAGTACGAGCCCCTGCCGGTCGTCGTGGACGCGGAGAAGGCCATGGAGCCCGGGGCACCTCTGCTCTACGATGAGTGGGGCGACAACCTGATCTATCACGGGGACGCGAAGTTCGGGGACGTGGAGGGCGCGTTCGCCCGCGCCGACCTCGTCGTCGAGGGAACACTTGTGAGCAATAGGCACTCGCCGACCCCCATGGAGCCCCGCGCGATAACTGCCCACTACGATCCGGTGAAGGGCACATTCACGATATGGGTCACCACGCAGTTCCCACACGTCTTCAAGACATACGTATCACAGGTGCTCAAGTTCCCCGAGGACAAGATAAGGGTGATCGCGAAGAGGGTGGGAGGCGGTTACGGTCCCAAGTCGCACGTGTATCCGGACGATGTCGCAGTGCTCCAGTTGGCGCTCAAGCTGAAGAGGCCGGTCAAGTGGGTCGAGACTAGGACGGAGAATCTGCAGGTCACGGGCCATGCCAGGGACTGGAAGATATACTACAGGGGTGCCTTCTCGAGGGACGGGAAGGTACTTGCGGTCAGCATAAAGGGGATAGCGGACTTCGGCGTCTACGGCCCATTCTGGACCGAGATACAGCCCGCGCTCGTCGCACAGGCCCAGGCCCCAGGTCCCTACAAGATGCAGGGCTACGAGTTCGACCTCTACTGCGTCACCACGAACAAGGCACCATACGCCGCGCATAGGGGATTCGGAAGGCCGACGGGATCCCTCGTCATGGAGCGCATAATGGACGGCGCCGCCCGCAGGCTGGGACTGGATCCCGTCGAGATCAGGAGGCGCAACCTGATAGGGCCCAATGAGATGCCGTACAGACAGGTGACCAACATAGTCTACGACAGCGGCGACTATCCGAGGGCACTCGAGACGGCGCTCCGCTCCTTTGACTACCAGGGATGGAGGAGGAAGCAGGAGGAGCTGAGGAGGCAGGGCAGGTACGTCGGAATAGGCGTCTCAACGTACGTAGAGTACTCAGCGCCTTCATCCAAGAGGTTGTCCGAGGGACTTGGATGGAAGGTGGGCGGCTACGACATGGTGAGGCTGAGGGTGGAGCCGACCGGCAAGGTGAAGTTCTTCACCGGTCAGTCGACCCAGGGCATGAGCCATGAGACGATATTCGCACAGATAGTTGCAGAGGAGCTCCAGGTTCACGTCGATGACGTGACGGTGGTGGAGGGCGACACCGAGGACACGCCGTACAGCTACGGGGCTTGGGCGAGCAGGGCCACAGTTGTAGTCGGGGGCGCGGCCGTTAAGGCCTCCAGGATGATAAGGGACAAGATGATCAAAATAGCGGCGTTCAACCTGGGCGTTGAGCCATCCGACGTGGACGTCGCGCGCGGCTGGTTCTACGTGAAATCCGATCCGTCGAAGCGGATGCCGTTTTCGGAGGTCGCGAGGATAGCCTACCAGGAGGTCCACAGGATACCCATGGACCTCGAGCCCGGGCTCGAGGTGGTCACCACGTACGAGCCACAGGTCTACACGACCGCGAGCACTGCTTGGCACTTCGTGGTCGTGGAGGTTGATCCGGAGACCGGAAAGGTGGACATCCTGAAGTACTACGTGCTCGAGGACGCCGGGATCTCCGTGAACCCGATGACCATGCACGGACAGACGCATGGCGCCGTTGCGCACGAGATAGGCGGCGTCATGTACGAGGAGCTCAGGTACGACGAGAACGGCAACCTGCTGAACTCCACGTTCGTCGACTACCTGGTGCCCACGGCGCTCGAGGTGCCCAACATAGAGGTGGAGCACATAGAGACGCCGAGTCCCCAGCTGGGTGGATGGAAGGGCATGGGTGAGGGAGGATCGATAGGCGCACCGCCCGCGCTCTTCGGCGCAATAGAGGATGCGCTCAGCCCACTCGGCGTAAAGCTGGATCGCGCGCCCCTGAACCCGGAGAACATCCTTCGCGCAATAAGGGCTTCCGGCGCGTCATGA
- a CDS encoding enoyl-CoA hydratase/isomerase family protein produces the protein MNYSNIIYEVRDGVAWITINRPDVRNALDVSTKEEMMSALDAAERDPAVFAVVITGAGDKSFCAGADLKMFLTMREEDARSYLVLTKGLVDRIENLSKPVIAAVNGHAFGGGLELVLASDIAVAVEDALLGQTETNVGLIPGAGGTQRLPRHVGAKRAKEMIFSGRPVTAKDAEALGIVNRAVPRNDLMNVVRQYLEDLRSKSPLILSFAKRAVNASFQRPFEDGMRTESDLFAKCFSTEDQKEGVRAFLEKRKPLWKGS, from the coding sequence ATGAACTACTCGAACATCATCTACGAGGTGAGGGATGGAGTTGCCTGGATAACGATAAACAGGCCGGACGTAAGGAACGCTCTGGACGTCAGCACGAAGGAGGAGATGATGAGTGCGCTGGACGCGGCGGAGAGGGATCCCGCGGTTTTCGCAGTGGTGATAACCGGGGCGGGGGACAAATCTTTCTGCGCGGGTGCGGACCTCAAGATGTTCCTGACGATGCGCGAGGAGGATGCGCGCTCCTACCTCGTGTTGACCAAGGGACTCGTGGACAGAATAGAGAATCTATCGAAGCCGGTGATAGCCGCGGTCAACGGACATGCGTTCGGCGGAGGGCTTGAGCTCGTGCTGGCGAGCGACATAGCGGTGGCAGTCGAGGATGCTCTCCTGGGGCAGACCGAGACGAACGTGGGGCTCATACCGGGAGCGGGGGGTACGCAGAGGCTTCCCAGGCATGTGGGCGCGAAGAGGGCCAAGGAGATGATCTTCTCGGGAAGGCCGGTGACCGCGAAGGACGCGGAGGCGCTCGGGATCGTCAACAGGGCCGTCCCGAGGAATGATCTCATGAACGTCGTGAGGCAATATTTGGAGGACCTGAGGTCCAAGAGCCCGTTGATACTGTCCTTCGCCAAGCGCGCGGTTAACGCGAGCTTCCAGAGGCCCTTCGAGGACGGCATGCGCACGGAATCTGATCTTTTCGCCAAGTGTTTCTCAACAGAGGACCAGAAGGAGGGCGTGAGGGCGTTCCTCGAGAAGAGAAAGCCGCTTTGGAAAGGAAGTTGA
- a CDS encoding SDR family NAD(P)-dependent oxidoreductase, whose translation MSWGSLEEVPEEVSPEVHRRNTTPPCNRFANQKVLVTGAGRGLGSRIAVAFAKDGADVAVHYNTSAEGAEKVAEEIRGMGRDSFTVQADVAKWDDVRRMADEIWRRWGRLDILVHQVGEMVTGQMSWREMKTEAEVRKAIDVDALGSLLVIHEVGRRMYDLQKYGSIVAMASNVLTTGSPRAPQYAAGKFGVIGVVKSYANAFAPWVRVNAVAPGYIETEATKARPDWPKRKKFVLQSTPLKRICQIEDVIPVIMFLASGDSGFITGHTIYIDGGFTMPH comes from the coding sequence ATGAGTTGGGGATCACTCGAGGAAGTTCCCGAGGAGGTATCACCCGAGGTCCACAGGAGGAACACGACGCCTCCCTGCAACAGGTTCGCGAACCAGAAGGTGCTGGTGACTGGCGCTGGCCGCGGCCTCGGCAGCAGGATCGCGGTCGCGTTCGCCAAGGATGGCGCCGACGTCGCGGTGCACTACAATACATCCGCCGAGGGCGCCGAGAAGGTGGCGGAGGAGATAAGGGGGATGGGCAGGGACTCGTTCACCGTGCAGGCGGACGTCGCGAAGTGGGATGACGTCAGGAGGATGGCGGATGAGATCTGGAGGAGGTGGGGGAGACTGGACATACTCGTGCACCAGGTCGGCGAGATGGTGACCGGCCAGATGAGTTGGAGGGAGATGAAGACGGAGGCGGAGGTCAGGAAGGCAATAGATGTAGATGCGCTGGGCAGCCTCCTCGTGATACACGAGGTGGGGCGCAGGATGTACGATCTGCAGAAATATGGATCGATAGTCGCGATGGCCTCCAACGTGTTGACGACGGGCAGCCCGAGGGCTCCGCAGTACGCTGCGGGAAAGTTCGGCGTCATAGGCGTCGTGAAGTCCTATGCGAACGCCTTCGCCCCATGGGTGCGCGTCAATGCGGTGGCGCCGGGGTACATAGAGACCGAGGCCACCAAGGCAAGACCGGATTGGCCCAAGAGGAAGAAGTTCGTGCTGCAGAGCACGCCGCTGAAGAGGATATGTCAGATAGAGGATGTGATTCCTGTCATAATGTTCTTGGCATCCGGCGACTCGGGCTTCATAACCGGGCACACGATATACATCGACGGCGGCTTCACCATGCCGCACTGA